A genomic window from Dendropsophus ebraccatus isolate aDenEbr1 unplaced genomic scaffold, aDenEbr1.pat pat_scaffold_673_ctg1, whole genome shotgun sequence includes:
- the LOC138778760 gene encoding germ cell nuclear acidic protein-like isoform X1, protein MEEELNIIYSEEDQFVEDTDFPVVYEEHAGLDDGEDEESDFGRDIDDIAEDSDDWDSDDIDERLEHLEWKMAVMDAPWIFRDDKYPLYSWIPSLETIVETDEEEEEDEAADIPWSEDDTEEDTEDWESDISDIAEDSDDWDSDDIDERLEHLEWKMAVMDAPWIFRDDKYPLHGWIPSLETIVETDEEEEADEAADFSSEIDDDEEDGAAADIPSEIDVDEEEDVADDIPREEEEDEEDKGTAVEIPRSSSRRRSILSRLRALFCCCCATKEE, encoded by the exons gctggactggatgacggcgagg atgaagaatcggatttcgg gagagacatcgacgacatcgcggaggattcagacgattggga cagcgacgacatcgatgaacgtctggagcatttgga gtggaagatggccgtgatggacgccccgtggattttcag agacgacaagtacccgctctacagttggatcccgagcctggagaccatcgt tgagactgacgaagaggaggaagaggacgaggctgcggacatcccctg gagcgaggacgacaccgaggaggacacagaggattggga gagcgacatcagcgacatcgcggaggattcggacgattggga cagcgacgacatcgatgaacgtctggagcatttgga gtggaagatggccgtgatggacgccccatggatattcag agacgacaagtacccgcttcACGGTTGGATCCcaagcctggagaccatcgt tgagactgacgaagaggaggaggcggacgaGGCTGCAGACTtttccag tgaaatcgacgacgacgaggaagatggcgcggctgcggacatccccag tgaaatcgacgtcgacgaggaagaggacgtggctgacgacatccccag agaagaagaggaggacgaggaggacaaAGGGACGGCcgtggagatccccag aagcagcagcaggaggagatccatcttatccag actgcgggcgctgttctgctgctgctgcgccaccaaggaggagtaa